A stretch of DNA from Candidatus Desulfatibia profunda:
AGGATGCTGCAACCCGCTTCAAGAAGATCCTGCAGGGTCTTTTCGACTTCCTCGGGTAACTCTCCCAATCCGAGCATCAGACCTGATTTGGTGGGAATGGAGGTGTCAAAACGCCTAGCGCGCTTTAGCAACAAAAGCGAGCGACGATAGTTCGCTTGCGGTCGAACCGAAGGATAAAGACGCGGGACCGTTTCAAGATTGTGGTTCAATACCTCCGGATGAGCCGTTATCACCTTCTGAAGCGCATCTTTATTGCCTTGAAAATCCGGGATCAAAACTTCCACCAGCGTACCCGGTATTCTTGTGCGGATTGCTTTGATTGTTTTTGCAAAAAGACCGGCCCCGCCGTCAGGCAGATCGTCCCGGGTGACGGAGGTGATGACCACATAGCTTAATTTCAAGCTTTTTACGGCTTCGGCCACCCTGGCCGGTTCTTCAGGGTCGGTCGGTCCTGAAGGTCCGTGGGTTACGTTGCAGAAACGGCAGTTGCGCGTGCAGTAAGGCCCCATAATGAGAAATGTCGAAGTCTGACGGGAAAAGCATTCCCAGAGGTTGGGACAGCGGGCTTCCTGGCATACGGTGTGCAGCCGGCTTTTGCTTAGCAGCGCCCTGACATTTTCATAGGCGGGTCCTGTTGGAAGACGCCGTTTTAGCCAGCGGGGTTTGGCAGCCTGCGGTTTATGTTGCTGGTGCCGATTCATCAGTTTT
This window harbors:
- the lipA gene encoding lipoyl synthase produces the protein MNRHQQHKPQAAKPRWLKRRLPTGPAYENVRALLSKSRLHTVCQEARCPNLWECFSRQTSTFLIMGPYCTRNCRFCNVTHGPSGPTDPEEPARVAEAVKSLKLSYVVITSVTRDDLPDGGAGLFAKTIKAIRTRIPGTLVEVLIPDFQGNKDALQKVITAHPEVLNHNLETVPRLYPSVRPQANYRRSLLLLKRARRFDTSIPTKSGLMLGLGELPEEVEKTLQDLLEAGCSILTLGQYLQPTKEHLNVERFIPPAEFDEWKKIALAMGFAEVASGPLVRSSYHAKDLYQTLTNKDA